The DNA segment GCGTACGCTGGCCACATTCACGCCATAACGAAAGTCGACGCCGGCGGCCACGCAATGTCCAGCCAGCGTTTCGGTAAATTTACGGCAATCACCAATCTCGTCGCCGGGAAAGCTCAGCCCACCGGCCAAGCGCTCACGTACGCGCGCAAGCCCAGGTTCGACCTGCAGGCAATCTTCGACTGACATGCGGCGGGCGGGAATACCGGCCTCGGCGAGCAATTCCAGTTCCTTGTCGAGGCCCGCCATCTGCGAAGGATCGCGAAATAGCTCTAAGGTACCATCGGCACCCTCGTCGTAGCGTAGACCCAAGGTCTCGCGTAATTCGATCAGTGCAGTATGGCTGTAGCGGCCTAGGCGCAACAGCCGTGATTTGTTGATCGCATAACGTTCGGCGGAACAGTTGCGCAGCATGTCAGCAACAAAACGCCACTGCGCAGGATCGCTCCGCCAGCGCATCACCAGCGGGGCATCGGGATCGAAAAGCCAGCGCAGAGCCTTGAGCGGAACGCCAGGGGCAGCCCAGGGTGTCGCGTAGCCCCAGGAAACCATACCGCCATTGGCAAAGCTGGTTTCGAGGGCCGGGCCCGACTGACGTTCCACCACGGTCACTTCATGGCCGGCGCGTTGCAGATACCAAGCACTGGTGACGCCGATGACGCCGGCACCCACGATCAGGACCTTCATGCTGTCTCCCTTGCGTCTCGAATTGCGTGTCCAGGGCGGAATGTATGCCTGAGTGGCGGCTGCACCGACATCAGGGCATTTCAAACTCGCCGACGCGCCGCCCTACCGCCAGGAGGGAGTGGATTCTACCCGAAACGCCCGGTGATGTAGTCCTCGGTTTCCTTGCTGCCGGGATTGGTGAAGATGGTGTTGGTGTCGTTAAATTCAATCAGCTTGCCCAGATACATGAAGGCGGTATAGTCGGAGACGCGTGCCGCCTGCTGCATGTTGTGCGTCACGATGGCAATGGTGTAGTCGTTCTTCAGCTCGTAGATCAATTCCTCGATCTTCAATGTCGAGATCGGATCCAGCGCCGAAGCGGGTTCGTCGAGCAGCAATACCTCTGGCTTGACCGCAATCGCGCGCGCGATGCACAAACGCTGCTGCTGGCCGCCGGAAAGTTGTGTGCCGTTCTGCTTGAGCTTGTCCTTGACCTCGTCCCAGATAGCCGCCTTGTTCAACGCCCATTCCACGCGATCATCCATCTCCGCGCGCGCCAGTCGCTCGTAGAGCTTCACCCCAAATGCGATATTGTCGTAGATGGACATCGGAAACGGTGTCGGCTTCTGGAATACCATCCCGACCTTCGCCCGCAGCAAGTTGAGGTCTTCCCCCGGCCCCAGAATATTGTGCCCATCGAGCAGAATTTCACCCTCCGCACGTTGATCCGGGTACAGGTTGTAGATGCGATTGAAGGTGCGCAACAACGTCGATTTACCGCAACCGGAGGGTCCGATGAAGGCCGTTACCTGGCGTTCGGGTATCTGCAAACTGATGTCGTACAGCGCGCGGTACTTGCCATAGAAAAAATTGAGATCCCGGACCATCAGCTTGGGATCGGGTACCTCGTGCAATCCAACGTGCCTTTTTTCTGCGTGCGGTTGCGCGCCGCCACCGGCTGCACCAGAGGTGTCCATGGCATGCTGCTGTTTGACGGAAAGCTGTTTCATGGGAGTCACTCCGTGTTTCAGTCGGTATTACGCGAGCGCAGCACAGCGCGCGCCGCGATGTTCATGATGAGCACCGATAAGGTGATCAGCAGCGCGCCGGCCCAGGCGAGATGCTGCCAGCGTTCATAGGGGCTCATCGCGAAATTGAAGATAACCAGCGGTAGCGCCGGCATTGGCCTGTTCATGTCCAAGTTCCAGAACTGATTCCCCAGCGAGGTGAATAACAGCGGCGCGGTCTCGCCGACGATCTGTGCCGTCGCCAGAACGATGCCGGTCACCAAGCCTGTCATGGCCGAGCGATAAACGATCCACACGGTCACGCGCCAGCGCGGCGCGCCCAAGGCAACCGCGGCCTCACGCATGGTATCCGGTACCAATCCAAGCATGTTGTCAGTAGTACGCACCACGACGGGGATTACAATCAGCGCCAGCGCAACCGCCCCAGCCCAGCCACTGAATTGCCCCATGTGTACGACCATGACCTCGTAAACGAAGACACCGAGGACGATCGAGGGCGCGCTCAACAAAACGTCGTTGATAAAACGCACCAGCGGTGTGATCCACGAGCGACGCCCGTATTCGCAAAGATAGGTGCCGGCGAGTATGCCGATGGGCGCGCCGAAAAGCACCCCAAAGACGGTAAGCATCACCGTCCCCATAATGGCATTGGCGAGCCCGCCACCCGCACTGCCGGGACCGGGCGTATTTTCGGTGAATACACGCCAATCAAGATAGGCCGCGCCTTCTGAGATCAGCGTCCACATCAGCCAACCCATAAAAAACAGCCCGAACAGGGTTGCCGCCACCGACATACCTTGATTGAAGTAATTGACGACGCGGCGTCGCATATAGCGCTTCATATCGTCATCTCAGGCCTTCTGACCGCCCTGCGTCCGCTCTAGCCGCATAAGCAGCAACCGCGCGAAGGACAGGACGATGACTGTGATAACGAAAAGCAGAAAGCCGAGTGCGATCAACGACGAGGTATACAACTTGCCGTCGGCTTCGGTGAATTCGTTGGCCAAGGTTGAGGAAATGGTGCTGCCCGGCATGAACAATGAAAGATGCAGATCGTGGGCATTGCCGATCACGAAGGTCACGGCCATGGTTTCGCCCAATGCGCGCCCCAGTCCCAGCATGATGCCGCCGATGACGCCTACCTTGGTATAGGGCAGTACCACGCGCCAAACGACCTCCCAGCGAGTGGAGCCCATGGCGTAAGCCGATTCCTTGAGCGTACGTGGAACAACCTCGAATACATCACGCATGATGGCTGCGATGAAGGGGATCACCATGATCGCGAGAATGAAGCCTGCATTGAATACGCTGATGCCAATTGGCAGCCCCTGGAACATCGGGCCGATCAGCGGTAACGCACCGAACGTATCGGTCATCAGCGGCTGAATATGGTCGGTAAAAAAAGGGGCGAATACGAACAAACCCCACATGCCGTAAATGATCGAGGGTATCGCGGCTAATAGTTCGATCGCCGTACCCACTGGACGCTTGAGCCAGGATGGCGACATTTCGGTGATGAACAGCGCGATGCCAAAGCTGATCGGTATGCCGATCAGCATCGCAATCAGCGAAGTCACCAAGGTACCGACCATGGGCGTGAGCGCGCCGAACTGGAGCGTCACCGGATTCCATTCGCTGCTGACCAGGAAGTGCCAACCGAAGTGCTCGAAGGCCGGCCACGCCGACCAAGCCAGCGTGAGCAGAATCGCAGCCAGCACCGCAAGCACGAACACTGCAAAGAACAGTGTCGTCCATTGGAACAGGCGGTCGCCCCATGCTTGGGAATGCACGTTTGCAGCGACGCTCGCCGGGATCTCCTTATTCACGCTATCGGCCTCTATGGAGGTTATCGGATACATGAGCTGACTCGGAGGGTGAAATTTACAGGCTTAGCCATCCTGAGACAAAACAAAGGCAGGGAACCGGTCGAGCAACCGGCTCCCTGCACCTCGCTCGGCCCCTCGGCTAAGCCGCGGGCCGAGCATGCCTCAAACCGACTTATTCGGCGTCGCTTGAGGTCCAAACCGCCGCACCGTCAGCACCCTTGATGTCGGAGGCCCAAGTGGCTTCGACCATTTTGACAACCTTCTCGGGCATCGGAACATAATCCAGCTTCTCAGCCATCGTCTGGCCATGACGGTACGACCAGTCGAAGAACTTGAGGACCGCCTTGGTCACTTCAGGCTTGTCGGCCTGCTTGTAGACCAGAATGAAGCTGGCGCCGGTGATCGGCCAGCTCTTGGCCCCAGGCTGATCGGTCAATACCATGTAGAAACCCGGCGCATGCTGCCAATCAGCTCCGGCAGCAGCGGCCTGGAAGTTCTCAGCGGTCGGGGAAACGTATTCGCCATCAAGATTCTTCAGGCGCACGTAATTCATTTTGTTCTGCAGGGCATAGGCATACTCGACGTAGCCGATTGACCCGTTGATACGATTCACGTAATTGGCGACACCCTGATTACCCTTGCCACCCACACCCGCCGGCCAGTCGACCGACTTGTTGTTACCGATCTTGTCGGCCCAGGACTTGCTGACCTTGGTCAGGTAGTTTGTGAAGATAAAAGTCGTCCCGGAACCATCGGAGCGATGCACCACGGTAATGGCACGATGGGGCAGCTTGAGCCCCGGATTCATCGCCTCAATACGGGCGTCGTCCCAATGCTTGATCTTGCCCATGAAAATATCGGCCAGCAACTCCCCGTCAAGACGCAAATGCCCCATGTGCAAGCCCTTGATGTTGACCACTGGCACCACACCGCCCATGATCATCGGGAACTGCATCAGACCATGTTTTTCCAGCTCATCGGCCTTCAAAGGTGCATCAGAGGCGCCGAAATCGACGGTCTTGGCCTTGATCTGTTTGATGCCACCACCGGAACCGATGGCTTGGTAATTGAGTTCCACGCCGGTGGCCTTGTGATAGGCATCCGCCCACTGGGAATACACCGGATACGGGAAGGTCGCACCAGCACCATTGATCTGCGTGACTTCCGCCTGGGCCAATCCAGCGCTCATCAGAGCGACGCCGATGACCACGCCCTTGCTGAAATACTTGAGCATGTCTATTACCTCGATTTTGCTTACGAATGGAGCCAGAATCGGGGCCCCCCCTTGCGAACTGGCTGCAGGCAGTCTAGGGAGCCCGTGTGACAATGTCGTGACACCCAAACACGCCCTGTTGGCGCCCAAAACCGGGCGCTATGCTAGGATCATGCCGCCTCGACAACCACGATCCAGCAGCCCCCGACACCCACACAAAACCGGTGAAAAAACGCCGCACATGTCATTGATAAAGCGAACATTAATAATCTTTTTTACGTCCTGGGCGCTATTCGCCGGCACGGCTGTGGCAAAACCGGAAAATTTTGATGCCAGCAGCCTGCGGCAGACCCAACAATCGATCGGCGACATCGAAACCAAGCTTCAGCGCGAGGCCGTCGATGTCACTCAACTGCAACAATGGCTAGACGAGGTCGCCGCAAGCCGACAACAAGCCGAAGGCTGCGTGCAAAGCCAAGAAACCAAGGCCAAGGCATTCAAGGCGGAGATCGAGGCACTCGGGCCGCTGGTCAAAGGCGAATCCTGGCAAGTCACCTCCAAGCGCTACAGTCTTGAGCGCGAACAAGCGCAGGCGGCCCAAAATCTCGCCAACTGCCGGCTACTGCTGGTCAACAGTAACGCCCTGTACAAAACTCTGCAGGCGCGCCACAGTGAACAGCTGGCCAGTCAGCTCATGATCCGTGGCCGCGGCACCTTATCGCTATTGGCCGCCTTCGCGGCCTCGCCCCCCCCCTACAACGATTGGATTCATTGGCCGGAGCTGCGCGCCCATTTTGGCCAAATCACGCCACTCAATGCCGGTCTCCTCGTGCTGATGACCGCATTCGGCTTGGCTGCCGGGCTGGGTTGGCGAGGGCGTGTCAAATCGATGCTGAAGCCGACGGACCCGAAGCTCGATCGTGGTAGGGCGATCATGCTGGCCCTGCTCGTCAGCCTCAATCGCTATCGCCCCGGTCTCCTGATCACTGCGATGTGGTCGATATTCTGGCTCGTCGCCGGCCAGGAAGATGGCCAATGGCCGATGCTGGCGGCACTGAGCTTCGTACTACTCATCTATCACCTAGCCCTGGTACTGATCCGCAGCATTTTTGATCCGCCTCCGCCCGCCAGTCACCACCTGCCTTTTCCGGCCGCGCTGAGCCATCGTTTCGCCCGCATCCTGCGCTGGCTCACGTTTAATGCGCTGATCGGGCTGATCCTGTTTGCCACACCGCTTACCGAAGCGATGAACGAATCGGTCATCCTGCTCGCACGCTCGCTATGGGGCACCCTATTCGTCGCGAATCTGGTGGCCACCATCTGGCTGATCCGCCGGTTGCGCGACAAATCAGGCATCGGTCCCATCCGTTTGGTCTTTTCGCTGGCGCTGATCGTGGGCCTGGTGGCGGAATGGGCCGGCTACCGCAACCTCAGCCAGTTCATCGTCGGCGGTATCGTCTATTCCCTGATCGTGCTTTTGTTGACATGGCTACTCATCACGCTCATCAACGACCTGTTCAATAGCCTGGAGGAAGGACGCCATCCCTGGGAGCAACGCCTGCGCAGTCGACTGGCC comes from the Acidihalobacter yilgarnensis genome and includes:
- a CDS encoding D-amino acid dehydrogenase, which gives rise to MKCPDVGAAATQAYIPPWTRNSRRKGDSMKVLIVGAGVIGVTSAWYLQRAGHEVTVVERQSGPALETSFANGGMVSWGYATPWAAPGVPLKALRWLFDPDAPLVMRWRSDPAQWRFVADMLRNCSAERYAINKSRLLRLGRYSHTALIELRETLGLRYDEGADGTLELFRDPSQMAGLDKELELLAEAGIPARRMSVEDCLQVEPGLARVRERLAGGLSFPGDEIGDCRKFTETLAGHCVAAGVDFRYGVNVASVRAAAGRIEGIDTDQGVVTADAYVMAAGSYAPGMLAPLGIRLPVFPVKGYSLTAPIIEPEAAPRSTMIDEARKVAITRLGDRLRVAGIAELAGFDLSLSEQRYGVIERVARDWFPDAADLSQAEYWCGLRPMTPDGPPIIGPTSYDNLFLNNGHGTLGWTLSCGSSRLLADLISGRTPEIDPDGLTFARYG
- the pstB gene encoding phosphate ABC transporter ATP-binding protein PstB; its protein translation is MKQLSVKQQHAMDTSGAAGGGAQPHAEKRHVGLHEVPDPKLMVRDLNFFYGKYRALYDISLQIPERQVTAFIGPSGCGKSTLLRTFNRIYNLYPDQRAEGEILLDGHNILGPGEDLNLLRAKVGMVFQKPTPFPMSIYDNIAFGVKLYERLARAEMDDRVEWALNKAAIWDEVKDKLKQNGTQLSGGQQQRLCIARAIAVKPEVLLLDEPASALDPISTLKIEELIYELKNDYTIAIVTHNMQQAARVSDYTAFMYLGKLIEFNDTNTIFTNPGSKETEDYITGRFG
- the pstA gene encoding phosphate ABC transporter permease PstA, with amino-acid sequence MKRYMRRRVVNYFNQGMSVAATLFGLFFMGWLMWTLISEGAAYLDWRVFTENTPGPGSAGGGLANAIMGTVMLTVFGVLFGAPIGILAGTYLCEYGRRSWITPLVRFINDVLLSAPSIVLGVFVYEVMVVHMGQFSGWAGAVALALIVIPVVVRTTDNMLGLVPDTMREAAVALGAPRWRVTVWIVYRSAMTGLVTGIVLATAQIVGETAPLLFTSLGNQFWNLDMNRPMPALPLVIFNFAMSPYERWQHLAWAGALLITLSVLIMNIAARAVLRSRNTD
- the pstC gene encoding phosphate ABC transporter permease subunit PstC is translated as MNKEIPASVAANVHSQAWGDRLFQWTTLFFAVFVLAVLAAILLTLAWSAWPAFEHFGWHFLVSSEWNPVTLQFGALTPMVGTLVTSLIAMLIGIPISFGIALFITEMSPSWLKRPVGTAIELLAAIPSIIYGMWGLFVFAPFFTDHIQPLMTDTFGALPLIGPMFQGLPIGISVFNAGFILAIMVIPFIAAIMRDVFEVVPRTLKESAYAMGSTRWEVVWRVVLPYTKVGVIGGIMLGLGRALGETMAVTFVIGNAHDLHLSLFMPGSTISSTLANEFTEADGKLYTSSLIALGFLLFVITVIVLSFARLLLMRLERTQGGQKA
- the pstS gene encoding phosphate ABC transporter substrate-binding protein PstS — protein: MLKYFSKGVVIGVALMSAGLAQAEVTQINGAGATFPYPVYSQWADAYHKATGVELNYQAIGSGGGIKQIKAKTVDFGASDAPLKADELEKHGLMQFPMIMGGVVPVVNIKGLHMGHLRLDGELLADIFMGKIKHWDDARIEAMNPGLKLPHRAITVVHRSDGSGTTFIFTNYLTKVSKSWADKIGNNKSVDWPAGVGGKGNQGVANYVNRINGSIGYVEYAYALQNKMNYVRLKNLDGEYVSPTAENFQAAAAGADWQHAPGFYMVLTDQPGAKSWPITGASFILVYKQADKPEVTKAVLKFFDWSYRHGQTMAEKLDYVPMPEKVVKMVEATWASDIKGADGAAVWTSSDAE
- a CDS encoding mechanosensitive ion channel family protein, with the protein product MAKPENFDASSLRQTQQSIGDIETKLQREAVDVTQLQQWLDEVAASRQQAEGCVQSQETKAKAFKAEIEALGPLVKGESWQVTSKRYSLEREQAQAAQNLANCRLLLVNSNALYKTLQARHSEQLASQLMIRGRGTLSLLAAFAASPPPYNDWIHWPELRAHFGQITPLNAGLLVLMTAFGLAAGLGWRGRVKSMLKPTDPKLDRGRAIMLALLVSLNRYRPGLLITAMWSIFWLVAGQEDGQWPMLAALSFVLLIYHLALVLIRSIFDPPPPASHHLPFPAALSHRFARILRWLTFNALIGLILFATPLTEAMNESVILLARSLWGTLFVANLVATIWLIRRLRDKSGIGPIRLVFSLALIVGLVAEWAGYRNLSQFIVGGIVYSLIVLLLTWLLITLINDLFNSLEEGRHPWEQRLRSRLALREDGFIPGLFWLRMLLNTAVWAAIAFALLRIWGLSATGQALLFHYLTHGITLGKISIVPSRIALALLVLALLLSLGSWARSALDQRLSHARMERGAREAAVAITGYLAAITAGLIALSVAGFNFQNLALIAGALSVGIGFGLQNIVNNFVSGLILLFERPIRTGDWITVGQIEGYVRRISIRSTQIQTFDRADVVLPNSDLISGPVTNWMLRDTYGRVRAPVGVAYGTDTLLVKETLLDIAREHPQIIFDDSAIPNPYVLFMSFGDSSLNFELRAYIRDVSNRLSVLSDLNFAIDAAFRKAGISIPFPQRDIHIIRPQVEDEHIGDAAHTPVSEQPMEPPTPPGQTPPG